The Planococcus halocryophilus nucleotide sequence GATTTATAAAAAAGTCTGATAGTAGGTTTAAAGAGTTGCTATGAGTGGTATTAAGGCTTAGAATAGCTTTTTTAAAAGCGAGATTGAATTTTAAAAAACGGGGTGTCAAATTACAATGAATATTCAAGTAGACTTAACTGAATCGAATAATGTTCTTGAAGGATCTATAGGTGGAGAAATTGATGCACATACTGCACCAGTTTTACGTGGGAAATTAGAAGATTATCAAAGTCACCAAGGTTTAGAAGCAGAGTTGGATCTTTCTGACGTTAATTATATGGATAGTACAGGGCTAGGTGTTTTTGTAGCTTTTTATAAATCGGTCAATTCAAATGGTGGGCATGTAAAATTAAAAGGACTCTCCGTTCGATTGAAACGACTTTTCGATATTACCGGTTTAGGCGATATTATGGACATTGAATCAGTCGGGAAGGAGGGGAACTGATATGCGCCCTTTCGATTATGTAGAAATGCGAGTTCCCGCTAAATCGCAATATGTAGGTGTTGCAAGACTTACCATTTCAGGTTTGGCTAGTCGTATCGGTTTTTCGTTTGACGATATAGAGGATTTGAAAATTGCGTCTAGTGAAGCAGTAACAAATGCAGTTCAACATGCTTATACTGAAGGTGAGCAAGGCGAGGTTGTCATTGGTTGCGCACTTTATGAAGACAAAATCGAGATTATGGTAGCTGATCATGGCCGTAGCTTTGACTTTGAAGAAACGAAAGCAAAAGTCGGTCCGTATCATGATGAAGAAGAAGGTGCTTTTCTCCGTGAAGGAGGTCTCGGCTTGTATTTGATTGAAACATTAATGGATGAAGTTAAAGTTCATCATCAAGAAGGAGTAACCATCTTCATGACAAAGCATGTTGAAGGAGAGCAGGTGGAGAAGGATGTCGAAACAGTCTCATCCTAATCAGCCTACTAAAGAACAGGTGCTTGATTGGATTGAAGCTTATCAAAAAACAGAAGATGAAGAAGCCCAGACAAACTTGGTGTTAAATTATAAACGCCTTGTAGAATCCATTGCACGAAAATATTCAAATGGAAAATCTTATCATGAAGATATTGCGCAAGTAGGGATGCTGGGGCTGTTAGGAGCTATTAAACGCTATGACCCTACATATGGTCGTAGTTTTGAAGCCTTTGCTGTTCCTACAATTATCGGTGAGATTAAACGGTTCTTGCGTGATAAAACATGGGCGATTCATGTCCCGCGCCGTATAAAAGAATTGGGTCCTCGGATAAAAGCGACAGTTGAAGTGTTGACAACAGAGCTTCAACGTTCACCGCAAGTGTGGGAAATCGCTGAATATCTAGACGTTGAAGAAGACGATATATTGGAAGCAATGGAGATGGGCAAAAGCTAT carries:
- a CDS encoding anti-sigma factor antagonist; this encodes MNIQVDLTESNNVLEGSIGGEIDAHTAPVLRGKLEDYQSHQGLEAELDLSDVNYMDSTGLGVFVAFYKSVNSNGGHVKLKGLSVRLKRLFDITGLGDIMDIESVGKEGN
- the rsbW gene encoding anti-sigma B factor RsbW, whose protein sequence is MRPFDYVEMRVPAKSQYVGVARLTISGLASRIGFSFDDIEDLKIASSEAVTNAVQHAYTEGEQGEVVIGCALYEDKIEIMVADHGRSFDFEETKAKVGPYHDEEEGAFLREGGLGLYLIETLMDEVKVHHQEGVTIFMTKHVEGEQVEKDVETVSS
- the sigB gene encoding RNA polymerase sigma factor SigB; protein product: MSKQSHPNQPTKEQVLDWIEAYQKTEDEEAQTNLVLNYKRLVESIARKYSNGKSYHEDIAQVGMLGLLGAIKRYDPTYGRSFEAFAVPTIIGEIKRFLRDKTWAIHVPRRIKELGPRIKATVEVLTTELQRSPQVWEIAEYLDVEEDDILEAMEMGKSYQALSMDHSLEADSDGSTITLFDVVGQEDDGYEKADQRMLVAEAMNVLSEREKQIIQFTYIEQLSQKEAGDKLGISQMHVSRLQRKAIKKLQEAILAAGGVS